One region of Gigantopelta aegis isolate Gae_Host chromosome 7, Gae_host_genome, whole genome shotgun sequence genomic DNA includes:
- the LOC121377252 gene encoding homeobox protein 4-like: MLVKFHTDSTNSLAGFRMKYSKRRHTHYDEDESKGRTVGVVIGSGAGIVALFVLVLVACAISYNKRNSRTSRASPPRASMSNLPSRGGEEQPQHIFMVTRSSGITGHDNPLMFAQPPPYSEVVKHPEWIMYTQSPPPYEEGGNFNADNSNLVMGDNSNLGMGDNSNSNLTTQGNSNLAMGGNSNLAMGDDSNSNLTTQGNSNLVLGGNSNLDMAASPNADMEDIRDNTNSDQACNDKTETCSRQGGASISHSHT; the protein is encoded by the exons ATGCTTGTCAAGTTCCACACAGACAGTACCAACTCACTCGCCGGTTTCCGAATGAAGTACAGCAAGAGACGTCACACGCATT ATGACGAGGACGAATCTAAAGGCAGGACTGTTGGAGTCGTCATCGGCTCTGGCGCTGGTATTGTCGCTCTGTTTGTGCTTGTGCTGGTCGCTTGCGCCATCTCGTACAACAAACGAAATTCGAGAACGTCTCGTGCGTCGCCGCCTCGCGCCAGTATGAGCAACTTACCGTCACGCGGCGGAGAGGAGCAACCACAGCACATATTCATGGTGACCCGGAGTTCCGGTATTACAGGACACGACAACCCACTTATGTTTGCCCAACCACCGCCCTACAGCGAAGTGGTCAAACACCCGGAGTGGATAATGTATACGCAGTCTCCACCGCCATATGAAGAGGGAGGCAATTTCAATGCAGACAACTCTAATTTGGTCATGGGAGATAACTCCAATTTGGGCATGGGAGACAACTCCAATTCCAATTTAACCACACAAGGCAACTCGAATTTGGCCATGGGCGGCAACTCGAATTTGGCCATGGGAGACGACTCCAATTCTAATTTAACCACGCAAGGCAACTCAAATTTGGTCCTGGGTGGCAACTCGAATTTAGACATGGCAGCCAGTCCGAATGCCGACATGGAGGATATAAGAGATAATACCAATTCTGACCAAGCATGTAATGACAAAACAGAAACCTGCAGCAGACAGGGTGGTGCATCAATCAGTCACTCACACACATAG